AAATGCTCGGCAGCCGGAAGCTGCGTACCTTTTTCCTCAATCCCGGCCACAATCGCTTCAGCAAGCGGATGCTCGGAGCTCTTCTCAGCAGATCCGACCAGACGAAGGAACAGCTCTTGATCTAAGTTATTCACTTCCACATCGGTCAACTCGGGTTTACCTTTCGTGACTGTTCCTGTTTTATCCAGAATAATCGTATTGATTTTATGGGTAGACTCCAAATGCTCCCCGCCCTTGAAAAGGACGCCCAGTTCTGCAGCACGGCCCGAACCCGCCATGATCGAGGTCGGTGTAGCCAGACCCAGCGCACACGGACAAGCAATAACCAGAATCGCAATGGCAATTTCTAACGATTGCGCGAAATTACCAGGCGCTATCCAGAAGTACCATACGAGGAAGGCAACAATCGCTATGCCGACCACGATCGGAACGAAGATGCCGGAGATGACATCAGCGACCCGCTGAATCGGAGCTTTGGAGCCTTGTGCTTCCTCAACCACCTTGATAATTTGGGCTAGAGCGGTCTCTTTACCCACTTTCGTCGCTTCAAGCGTCAAGCGCCCGTTCTTGTTTATGGTGGCGCCGATGACGGCGTCGCCCGCTTTTTTCTCAACCGGAATGCTTTCACCTGTCAGCATCGACTCATCTACCGCCGACGTGCCCTCCACGACTTTACCGTCCACCGGGATTTTCTCACCCGGCTTCACTAATACAAGATCACCCACCAGGACCTGTTCCACCGGGATGGTCATCTCCTGACCGTCACGAACGACCAGCGCTGTTTTGGCTTGAAGGCCCATCAGGGTTTTGATAGCCTCCGATGTACGGCCTTTGGCCAGGGATTCGAACAGTTTCCCCATAATGACCAGCGTGATCAGAACCGCACTCGTTTCATAGTACATTTCGGGCCCATGGTGTACATTGGCTCCGGCAGCGGCCCAATCGATCGTTAAATACAGACTGTAGAAATAGGCTGCCGAGGTACCGAGTGCGACCAGAACGTCCATATTGGCGCTTTTGTTGCGAAGAGCCTTATAGGCTCCCACATAGAACTGTTTTCCGATAAAAAACTGTACCGGCGTTGCCAGGATCAGCTGGAACCAAGGGTTCATGAACAGATCCGGCATCCAGATCCAGGAGGTGAAGGAGAAATGGCTCACCATGGCCCAGAGCAGCGGCAGCGACAGTATCGCCGACAGGAGTAGCTTCCGCTTTTGCTTGGTGATGGCCTCCTTGCGGTGACCTTCCTGATCAAGCGTCTCCTGTTTGGAAACCGCCTGATACCCGAGCTTCTCCACACGCTGTTGAATATCGCTAAGGCTTACCTCTGCGGGATTGAATTCCACCCGGGCCGTCTCCAGTGCAAAATTGACGTTGGCCTGATTAACACCTGGCATCTTGCTTACCACTTTCTCGATTTTCGAAGCACAAGCGGCGCAGTACATGCCAATCAGCTGCAGGTCCACTGTTTCCTTTGCTGTTCCGTAGCCCAGCTTTTCAATTTTCTCTTCCATCTGCTGGACGGTAACCACATTCGGATCAAATGTAACCGACGCTTTTTCCAGCGCAAAATTCACATTCGCTTCCTGGACGCCTTCCATTTTATTTAGGCCCTTCTCAATCCGATTCGCACAGGCGGCACATGTCATACCCGTTAACTGCAGCGACGTTTTCTTCTGTTCCAATGCTGTTCCTGCTCCCATCTTCTCCTCACCCCTCTTCATCCTCGTGCCGTTTGGTTAAACTACGTTATATCCTTGTTCCTCGATAATTTCTTTGATTTTATCCAAATTGACTTTGCCTGCGTCATATTTGACGGAGACCGTGCCTGCCTTCAAATCCACATGTCCCTCGATGTTCTCATTCTTTAAAGCTCCCTCAATGGAATTCACGCAATGCATGCAAGACATACCTTCTACTTTTATTGTTACCTGTTCCATGTTCAATCTCTCCTTTGGGTTATGAATTTATTTTGAGCAGCCCTTCTAAAAGCGTGCCCGGAATAAGTTTTGAACTGGTTGTTCTCGTTTCTTGATGTTAGTATACCCCCCTACCCTATATATAGTCAATGGGGTTTTCTCATTTTTTTTTAAAAAATATGTCCTCGCTATGAATTAACCGCATAACCATGCGCTATTCTTCACCCTGAATAAACAATTACTGCCACCTTTAGAAGGTGGCAGCTCCATGGAAACTCATCATAACCAGACCGTCTCCAGCCAGGAATTCCATTATTTCATTAACTTGTTCATGGTTGTTAACAGCTCGGTAATAACATCGTCGTCACCTTCCTGCAGGCGTTCCACCACACAGCTCTTCA
Above is a window of Paenibacillus sp. FSL K6-1330 DNA encoding:
- a CDS encoding cation transporter, yielding MEQVTIKVEGMSCMHCVNSIEGALKNENIEGHVDLKAGTVSVKYDAGKVNLDKIKEIIEEQGYNVV
- a CDS encoding heavy metal translocating P-type ATPase — protein: MGAGTALEQKKTSLQLTGMTCAACANRIEKGLNKMEGVQEANVNFALEKASVTFDPNVVTVQQMEEKIEKLGYGTAKETVDLQLIGMYCAACASKIEKVVSKMPGVNQANVNFALETARVEFNPAEVSLSDIQQRVEKLGYQAVSKQETLDQEGHRKEAITKQKRKLLLSAILSLPLLWAMVSHFSFTSWIWMPDLFMNPWFQLILATPVQFFIGKQFYVGAYKALRNKSANMDVLVALGTSAAYFYSLYLTIDWAAAGANVHHGPEMYYETSAVLITLVIMGKLFESLAKGRTSEAIKTLMGLQAKTALVVRDGQEMTIPVEQVLVGDLVLVKPGEKIPVDGKVVEGTSAVDESMLTGESIPVEKKAGDAVIGATINKNGRLTLEATKVGKETALAQIIKVVEEAQGSKAPIQRVADVISGIFVPIVVGIAIVAFLVWYFWIAPGNFAQSLEIAIAILVIACPCALGLATPTSIMAGSGRAAELGVLFKGGEHLESTHKINTIILDKTGTVTKGKPELTDVEVNNLDQELFLRLVGSAEKSSEHPLAEAIVAGIEEKGTQLPAAEHFEAIPGYGIRASVEGHEVLVGTRKLMAQHNVPIDSILGRMSELETEGKTAMLTAVDGQYAGLVAVADTIKETSRAAVARLKEMGIEVIMITGDNERTAQAIAKQVGIDHVRAEVLPEGKADEVKKLQQQGKKVAMVGDGINDAPALAVADIGMAIGTGTDVAMEAADVTLMKGDLNSIPDAIYMSRKTMSNIRQNLFWALGYNSLGIPIAAIGLLAPWVAGAAMALSSVSVVLNALRLQRMKV